The proteins below come from a single Mya arenaria isolate MELC-2E11 chromosome 6, ASM2691426v1 genomic window:
- the LOC128236685 gene encoding tripartite motif-containing protein 45-like isoform X8 has protein sequence MEVSGKKIQTDASVLDTTFCQPCSQEGETLPAEAYCTVCREFMCSVCTNVHKKQKMSKFHALLDKSSMPTAMQGESDAPQSTEACNIHPEELIKYFCPTHQSLNCGHCLAKEHRTCHVDIISEISRGFKDHKEYADISKAISELSKALQHCAEEVETKLNLIKELAEDEVSNLREYRDKINTYFDDRENALLKFIEEMKSIDETRIHSIKPRCDDLKAKVDEMKCKLAEQERNNTQLFIEVKRAQKHIEILQSGLDDINKEMTFHRYTLRKDPAMERMLSSKTGLGTVHEEDKTDLGRYPQEQNEPEAMQKENEHWINKRQNDKEICKTQNEESKHRGYESCQKQMEEICVMSQAESKHRGYEPCQKQMEEICVMPQAESKHRGYESYQKQMEEICVMLQAESKHRGYESCQKQIEEICIMPQAESKHRGYESYQKQMEEICVMPQAESKHRGYESCQKQMEEICIMPHAARSKRRNRMRKFNGD, from the exons ATGGAGGTATCCGGTAAAAAAATCCAGACAGATGCCTCTGTCCTGGACACGACGTTCTGCCAGCCCTGCTCCCAGGAAGGGGAAACCCTGCCAGCCGAGGCCTACTGTACTGTCTGCAGGGAGTTCATGTGCTCTGtttgcacaaatgttcacaagaaacagaaaatgtcGAAGTTTCATGCACTCTTGGATAAGAGTTCTATGCCGACAGCTATGCAGGGAGAGTCAGATGCACCACAAAGCACCGAGGCTTGCAACATCCATCCTGAAGAGTTAATCAAATACTTCTGTCCAACCCACCAGTCACTCAACTGCGGACATTGCCTAGCCAAAGAACATAGAACATGTCATGTTGACATCATCTCTGAAATATCAAGGGGCTTTAAAGATCACAAAGAGTATGCAGACATCAGCAAAGCAATTTCCGAATTGTCTAAAGCTCTACAGCACTGTGCTGAAGAGGTTGAAACcaaattgaatttaataaaagaGCTGGCTGAAGATGAAGTTTCAAATTTACGAGAATATCGGGACAAGATAAACACATACTTCGATGACAGAGAAAATGCCCTTCTTAAGTTCATTGAGGAAATGAAAAGTATCGATGAAACACGTATTCACTCCATTAAACCAAGATGTGATGACCTTAAAGCCAAGGTTGACGAAATGAAATGCAAACTCGCAGAACAGGAGAGAAACAATACCCAGTTGTTTATTGAAGTCAAGAGAGCTCAGAAACATATCGAAATTCTGCAGTCCGGGCTGGATGACATAAACAAAGAGATGACTTTTCATCGCTACACGCTGCGAAAGGACCCAGCCATGGAACGAATGTTGTCATCAAAAACGGGTCTTGGTACGGTACACGAAGAAG ACAAGACCGATTTGGGACGGTATCCCCAAGAACAGAATGAGCCTGAGGCGATGCAAAAAG AGAACGAGCATTGGATTAATAAACGTCAAAATGATAAGGAGATTTGTAAGACACAAAACGAAG AGAGCAAGCATCGGGGATATGAATCATGTCAAAAGCAAATGGAGGAGATATGTGTCATGTCACAAGCAG AGAGCAAGCATCGGGGATATGAACCATGTCAAAAGCAAATGGAGGAGATATGTGTTATGCCACAAGCAG AGAGCAAGCATCGGGGATATGAATCATATCAAAAGCAAATGGAGGAGATATGTGTTATGCTACAAGCAG AGAGCAAGCATCGGGGATATGAATCATGTCAAAAGCAAATTGAGGAGATATGTATTATGCCACAAGCAG AGAGCAAGCATCGGGGATATGAATCATATCAAAAGCAAATGGAGGAGATATGTGTTATGCCACAAGCAG AGAGCAAGCATCGGGGATATGAATCATGTCAAAAGCAAATGGAGGAGATATGTATTATGCCACACGCAG ccAGATCCAAACGACGTAACCGAATGCGTAAATTCAATGGAGATTAA
- the LOC128236685 gene encoding tripartite motif-containing protein 45-like isoform X13, giving the protein MEVSGKKIQTDASVLDTTFCQPCSQEGETLPAEAYCTVCREFMCSVCTNVHKKQKMSKFHALLDKSSMPTAMQGESDAPQSTEACNIHPEELIKYFCPTHQSLNCGHCLAKEHRTCHVDIISEISRGFKDHKEYADISKAISELSKALQHCAEEVETKLNLIKELAEDEVSNLREYRDKINTYFDDRENALLKFIEEMKSIDETRIHSIKPRCDDLKAKVDEMKCKLAEQERNNTQLFIEVKRAQKHIEILQSGLDDINKEMTFHRYTLRKDPAMERMLSSKTGLGTVHEEDKTDLGRYPQEQNEPEAMQKENEHWINKRQNDKEICKTQNEESKHRGYESCQKQMEEICVMSQAESKHRGYEPCQKQMEEICVMPQAESKHRGYESYQKQMEEICVMLQAESKHRGYESCQKQMEEICVMPQAESKHRGYESCQKQIEEICIMPQAESKHRGYESCQKQMEEICIMPHAARSKRRNRMRKFNGD; this is encoded by the exons ATGGAGGTATCCGGTAAAAAAATCCAGACAGATGCCTCTGTCCTGGACACGACGTTCTGCCAGCCCTGCTCCCAGGAAGGGGAAACCCTGCCAGCCGAGGCCTACTGTACTGTCTGCAGGGAGTTCATGTGCTCTGtttgcacaaatgttcacaagaaacagaaaatgtcGAAGTTTCATGCACTCTTGGATAAGAGTTCTATGCCGACAGCTATGCAGGGAGAGTCAGATGCACCACAAAGCACCGAGGCTTGCAACATCCATCCTGAAGAGTTAATCAAATACTTCTGTCCAACCCACCAGTCACTCAACTGCGGACATTGCCTAGCCAAAGAACATAGAACATGTCATGTTGACATCATCTCTGAAATATCAAGGGGCTTTAAAGATCACAAAGAGTATGCAGACATCAGCAAAGCAATTTCCGAATTGTCTAAAGCTCTACAGCACTGTGCTGAAGAGGTTGAAACcaaattgaatttaataaaagaGCTGGCTGAAGATGAAGTTTCAAATTTACGAGAATATCGGGACAAGATAAACACATACTTCGATGACAGAGAAAATGCCCTTCTTAAGTTCATTGAGGAAATGAAAAGTATCGATGAAACACGTATTCACTCCATTAAACCAAGATGTGATGACCTTAAAGCCAAGGTTGACGAAATGAAATGCAAACTCGCAGAACAGGAGAGAAACAATACCCAGTTGTTTATTGAAGTCAAGAGAGCTCAGAAACATATCGAAATTCTGCAGTCCGGGCTGGATGACATAAACAAAGAGATGACTTTTCATCGCTACACGCTGCGAAAGGACCCAGCCATGGAACGAATGTTGTCATCAAAAACGGGTCTTGGTACGGTACACGAAGAAG ACAAGACCGATTTGGGACGGTATCCCCAAGAACAGAATGAGCCTGAGGCGATGCAAAAAG AGAACGAGCATTGGATTAATAAACGTCAAAATGATAAGGAGATTTGTAAGACACAAAACGAAG AGAGCAAGCATCGGGGATATGAATCATGTCAAAAGCAAATGGAGGAGATATGTGTCATGTCACAAGCAG AGAGCAAGCATCGGGGATATGAACCATGTCAAAAGCAAATGGAGGAGATATGTGTTATGCCACAAGCAG AGAGCAAGCATCGGGGATATGAATCATATCAAAAGCAAATGGAGGAGATATGTGTTATGCTACAAGCAG AGAGCAAGCATCGGGGATATGAATCATGTCAAAAGCAAATGGAGGAAATATGTGTTATGCCACAAGCAG AGAGCAAGCATCGGGGATATGAATCATGTCAAAAGCAAATTGAGGAGATATGTATTATGCCACAAGCAG AGAGCAAGCATCGGGGATATGAATCATGTCAAAAGCAAATGGAGGAGATATGTATTATGCCACACGCAG ccAGATCCAAACGACGTAACCGAATGCGTAAATTCAATGGAGATTAA
- the LOC128236685 gene encoding tripartite motif-containing protein 45-like isoform X2: MEVSGKKIQTDASVLDTTFCQPCSQEGETLPAEAYCTVCREFMCSVCTNVHKKQKMSKFHALLDKSSMPTAMQGESDAPQSTEACNIHPEELIKYFCPTHQSLNCGHCLAKEHRTCHVDIISEISRGFKDHKEYADISKAISELSKALQHCAEEVETKLNLIKELAEDEVSNLREYRDKINTYFDDRENALLKFIEEMKSIDETRIHSIKPRCDDLKAKVDEMKCKLAEQERNNTQLFIEVKRAQKHIEILQSGLDDINKEMTFHRYTLRKDPAMERMLSSKTGLGTVHEEDKTDLGRYPQEQNEPEAMQKENEHWINKRQNDKEICKTQNEESKHRGYESCQKQMEEICVMSQAESKHRGYEPCQKQMEEICVMPQAESKHRGYESYQKQMEEICVMLQAESKHRGYESCQKQMEEICVMPQAESKHRGYESCQKQIEEICIMPQAESKHRGYESYQKQMEEICVMPQAESKHRGYESCQKQMEEICIMPHAARSKRRNRMRKFNGD, encoded by the exons ATGGAGGTATCCGGTAAAAAAATCCAGACAGATGCCTCTGTCCTGGACACGACGTTCTGCCAGCCCTGCTCCCAGGAAGGGGAAACCCTGCCAGCCGAGGCCTACTGTACTGTCTGCAGGGAGTTCATGTGCTCTGtttgcacaaatgttcacaagaaacagaaaatgtcGAAGTTTCATGCACTCTTGGATAAGAGTTCTATGCCGACAGCTATGCAGGGAGAGTCAGATGCACCACAAAGCACCGAGGCTTGCAACATCCATCCTGAAGAGTTAATCAAATACTTCTGTCCAACCCACCAGTCACTCAACTGCGGACATTGCCTAGCCAAAGAACATAGAACATGTCATGTTGACATCATCTCTGAAATATCAAGGGGCTTTAAAGATCACAAAGAGTATGCAGACATCAGCAAAGCAATTTCCGAATTGTCTAAAGCTCTACAGCACTGTGCTGAAGAGGTTGAAACcaaattgaatttaataaaagaGCTGGCTGAAGATGAAGTTTCAAATTTACGAGAATATCGGGACAAGATAAACACATACTTCGATGACAGAGAAAATGCCCTTCTTAAGTTCATTGAGGAAATGAAAAGTATCGATGAAACACGTATTCACTCCATTAAACCAAGATGTGATGACCTTAAAGCCAAGGTTGACGAAATGAAATGCAAACTCGCAGAACAGGAGAGAAACAATACCCAGTTGTTTATTGAAGTCAAGAGAGCTCAGAAACATATCGAAATTCTGCAGTCCGGGCTGGATGACATAAACAAAGAGATGACTTTTCATCGCTACACGCTGCGAAAGGACCCAGCCATGGAACGAATGTTGTCATCAAAAACGGGTCTTGGTACGGTACACGAAGAAG ACAAGACCGATTTGGGACGGTATCCCCAAGAACAGAATGAGCCTGAGGCGATGCAAAAAG AGAACGAGCATTGGATTAATAAACGTCAAAATGATAAGGAGATTTGTAAGACACAAAACGAAG AGAGCAAGCATCGGGGATATGAATCATGTCAAAAGCAAATGGAGGAGATATGTGTCATGTCACAAGCAG AGAGCAAGCATCGGGGATATGAACCATGTCAAAAGCAAATGGAGGAGATATGTGTTATGCCACAAGCAG AGAGCAAGCATCGGGGATATGAATCATATCAAAAGCAAATGGAGGAGATATGTGTTATGCTACAAGCAG AGAGCAAGCATCGGGGATATGAATCATGTCAAAAGCAAATGGAGGAAATATGTGTTATGCCACAAGCAG AGAGCAAGCATCGGGGATATGAATCATGTCAAAAGCAAATTGAGGAGATATGTATTATGCCACAAGCAG AGAGCAAGCATCGGGGATATGAATCATATCAAAAGCAAATGGAGGAGATATGTGTTATGCCACAAGCAG AGAGCAAGCATCGGGGATATGAATCATGTCAAAAGCAAATGGAGGAGATATGTATTATGCCACACGCAG ccAGATCCAAACGACGTAACCGAATGCGTAAATTCAATGGAGATTAA
- the LOC128236685 gene encoding tripartite motif-containing protein 45-like isoform X24, which yields MEVSGKKIQTDASVLDTTFCQPCSQEGETLPAEAYCTVCREFMCSVCTNVHKKQKMSKFHALLDKSSMPTAMQGESDAPQSTEACNIHPEELIKYFCPTHQSLNCGHCLAKEHRTCHVDIISEISRGFKDHKEYADISKAISELSKALQHCAEEVETKLNLIKELAEDEVSNLREYRDKINTYFDDRENALLKFIEEMKSIDETRIHSIKPRCDDLKAKVDEMKCKLAEQERNNTQLFIEVKRAQKHIEILQSGLDDINKEMTFHRYTLRKDPAMERMLSSKTGLGTVHEEDKTDLGRYPQEQNEPEAMQKENEHWINKRQNDKEICKTQNEESKHRGYESCQKQMEEICVMSQAESKHRGYEPCQKQMEEICVMPQAESKHRGYESCQKQMEEICVMPQAESKHRGYESCQKQMEEICIMPHAARSKRRNRMRKFNGD from the exons ATGGAGGTATCCGGTAAAAAAATCCAGACAGATGCCTCTGTCCTGGACACGACGTTCTGCCAGCCCTGCTCCCAGGAAGGGGAAACCCTGCCAGCCGAGGCCTACTGTACTGTCTGCAGGGAGTTCATGTGCTCTGtttgcacaaatgttcacaagaaacagaaaatgtcGAAGTTTCATGCACTCTTGGATAAGAGTTCTATGCCGACAGCTATGCAGGGAGAGTCAGATGCACCACAAAGCACCGAGGCTTGCAACATCCATCCTGAAGAGTTAATCAAATACTTCTGTCCAACCCACCAGTCACTCAACTGCGGACATTGCCTAGCCAAAGAACATAGAACATGTCATGTTGACATCATCTCTGAAATATCAAGGGGCTTTAAAGATCACAAAGAGTATGCAGACATCAGCAAAGCAATTTCCGAATTGTCTAAAGCTCTACAGCACTGTGCTGAAGAGGTTGAAACcaaattgaatttaataaaagaGCTGGCTGAAGATGAAGTTTCAAATTTACGAGAATATCGGGACAAGATAAACACATACTTCGATGACAGAGAAAATGCCCTTCTTAAGTTCATTGAGGAAATGAAAAGTATCGATGAAACACGTATTCACTCCATTAAACCAAGATGTGATGACCTTAAAGCCAAGGTTGACGAAATGAAATGCAAACTCGCAGAACAGGAGAGAAACAATACCCAGTTGTTTATTGAAGTCAAGAGAGCTCAGAAACATATCGAAATTCTGCAGTCCGGGCTGGATGACATAAACAAAGAGATGACTTTTCATCGCTACACGCTGCGAAAGGACCCAGCCATGGAACGAATGTTGTCATCAAAAACGGGTCTTGGTACGGTACACGAAGAAG ACAAGACCGATTTGGGACGGTATCCCCAAGAACAGAATGAGCCTGAGGCGATGCAAAAAG AGAACGAGCATTGGATTAATAAACGTCAAAATGATAAGGAGATTTGTAAGACACAAAACGAAG AGAGCAAGCATCGGGGATATGAATCATGTCAAAAGCAAATGGAGGAGATATGTGTCATGTCACAAGCAG AGAGCAAGCATCGGGGATATGAACCATGTCAAAAGCAAATGGAGGAGATATGTGTTATGCCACAAGCAG AGAGCAAGCATCGGGGATATGAATCATGTCAAAAGCAAATGGAGGAAATATGTGTTATGCCACAAGCAG AGAGCAAGCATCGGGGATATGAATCATGTCAAAAGCAAATGGAGGAGATATGTATTATGCCACACGCAG ccAGATCCAAACGACGTAACCGAATGCGTAAATTCAATGGAGATTAA
- the LOC128236685 gene encoding tripartite motif-containing protein 45-like isoform X15: protein MEVSGKKIQTDASVLDTTFCQPCSQEGETLPAEAYCTVCREFMCSVCTNVHKKQKMSKFHALLDKSSMPTAMQGESDAPQSTEACNIHPEELIKYFCPTHQSLNCGHCLAKEHRTCHVDIISEISRGFKDHKEYADISKAISELSKALQHCAEEVETKLNLIKELAEDEVSNLREYRDKINTYFDDRENALLKFIEEMKSIDETRIHSIKPRCDDLKAKVDEMKCKLAEQERNNTQLFIEVKRAQKHIEILQSGLDDINKEMTFHRYTLRKDPAMERMLSSKTGLGTVHEEDKTDLGRYPQEQNEPEAMQKENEHWINKRQNDKEICKTQNEESKHRGYESCQKQMEEICVMSQAESKHRGYEPCQKQMEEICVMPQAESKHRGYESYQKQMEEICVMPQAESKHRGYESYQKQMEEICVMPQAESKHRGYESCQKQMEEICIMPHAARSKRRNRMRKFNGD, encoded by the exons ATGGAGGTATCCGGTAAAAAAATCCAGACAGATGCCTCTGTCCTGGACACGACGTTCTGCCAGCCCTGCTCCCAGGAAGGGGAAACCCTGCCAGCCGAGGCCTACTGTACTGTCTGCAGGGAGTTCATGTGCTCTGtttgcacaaatgttcacaagaaacagaaaatgtcGAAGTTTCATGCACTCTTGGATAAGAGTTCTATGCCGACAGCTATGCAGGGAGAGTCAGATGCACCACAAAGCACCGAGGCTTGCAACATCCATCCTGAAGAGTTAATCAAATACTTCTGTCCAACCCACCAGTCACTCAACTGCGGACATTGCCTAGCCAAAGAACATAGAACATGTCATGTTGACATCATCTCTGAAATATCAAGGGGCTTTAAAGATCACAAAGAGTATGCAGACATCAGCAAAGCAATTTCCGAATTGTCTAAAGCTCTACAGCACTGTGCTGAAGAGGTTGAAACcaaattgaatttaataaaagaGCTGGCTGAAGATGAAGTTTCAAATTTACGAGAATATCGGGACAAGATAAACACATACTTCGATGACAGAGAAAATGCCCTTCTTAAGTTCATTGAGGAAATGAAAAGTATCGATGAAACACGTATTCACTCCATTAAACCAAGATGTGATGACCTTAAAGCCAAGGTTGACGAAATGAAATGCAAACTCGCAGAACAGGAGAGAAACAATACCCAGTTGTTTATTGAAGTCAAGAGAGCTCAGAAACATATCGAAATTCTGCAGTCCGGGCTGGATGACATAAACAAAGAGATGACTTTTCATCGCTACACGCTGCGAAAGGACCCAGCCATGGAACGAATGTTGTCATCAAAAACGGGTCTTGGTACGGTACACGAAGAAG ACAAGACCGATTTGGGACGGTATCCCCAAGAACAGAATGAGCCTGAGGCGATGCAAAAAG AGAACGAGCATTGGATTAATAAACGTCAAAATGATAAGGAGATTTGTAAGACACAAAACGAAG AGAGCAAGCATCGGGGATATGAATCATGTCAAAAGCAAATGGAGGAGATATGTGTCATGTCACAAGCAG AGAGCAAGCATCGGGGATATGAACCATGTCAAAAGCAAATGGAGGAGATATGTGTTATGCCACAAGCAG AGAGCAAGCATCGGGGATATGAATCATATCAAAAGCAAATGGAGGAGATATGTGTTATGCCACAAGCAG AGAGCAAGCATCGGGGATATGAATCATATCAAAAGCAAATGGAGGAGATATGTGTTATGCCACAAGCAG AGAGCAAGCATCGGGGATATGAATCATGTCAAAAGCAAATGGAGGAGATATGTATTATGCCACACGCAG ccAGATCCAAACGACGTAACCGAATGCGTAAATTCAATGGAGATTAA
- the LOC128236685 gene encoding tripartite motif-containing protein 45-like isoform X18: MEVSGKKIQTDASVLDTTFCQPCSQEGETLPAEAYCTVCREFMCSVCTNVHKKQKMSKFHALLDKSSMPTAMQGESDAPQSTEACNIHPEELIKYFCPTHQSLNCGHCLAKEHRTCHVDIISEISRGFKDHKEYADISKAISELSKALQHCAEEVETKLNLIKELAEDEVSNLREYRDKINTYFDDRENALLKFIEEMKSIDETRIHSIKPRCDDLKAKVDEMKCKLAEQERNNTQLFIEVKRAQKHIEILQSGLDDINKEMTFHRYTLRKDPAMERMLSSKTGLGTVHEEDKTDLGRYPQEQNEPEAMQKENEHWINKRQNDKEICKTQNEESKHRGYESCQKQMEEICVMSQAESKHRGYEPCQKQMEEICVMPQAESKHRGYESYQKQMEEICVMPQAESKHRGYESCQKQIEEICIMPQAESKHRGYESCQKQMEEICIMPHAARSKRRNRMRKFNGD; the protein is encoded by the exons ATGGAGGTATCCGGTAAAAAAATCCAGACAGATGCCTCTGTCCTGGACACGACGTTCTGCCAGCCCTGCTCCCAGGAAGGGGAAACCCTGCCAGCCGAGGCCTACTGTACTGTCTGCAGGGAGTTCATGTGCTCTGtttgcacaaatgttcacaagaaacagaaaatgtcGAAGTTTCATGCACTCTTGGATAAGAGTTCTATGCCGACAGCTATGCAGGGAGAGTCAGATGCACCACAAAGCACCGAGGCTTGCAACATCCATCCTGAAGAGTTAATCAAATACTTCTGTCCAACCCACCAGTCACTCAACTGCGGACATTGCCTAGCCAAAGAACATAGAACATGTCATGTTGACATCATCTCTGAAATATCAAGGGGCTTTAAAGATCACAAAGAGTATGCAGACATCAGCAAAGCAATTTCCGAATTGTCTAAAGCTCTACAGCACTGTGCTGAAGAGGTTGAAACcaaattgaatttaataaaagaGCTGGCTGAAGATGAAGTTTCAAATTTACGAGAATATCGGGACAAGATAAACACATACTTCGATGACAGAGAAAATGCCCTTCTTAAGTTCATTGAGGAAATGAAAAGTATCGATGAAACACGTATTCACTCCATTAAACCAAGATGTGATGACCTTAAAGCCAAGGTTGACGAAATGAAATGCAAACTCGCAGAACAGGAGAGAAACAATACCCAGTTGTTTATTGAAGTCAAGAGAGCTCAGAAACATATCGAAATTCTGCAGTCCGGGCTGGATGACATAAACAAAGAGATGACTTTTCATCGCTACACGCTGCGAAAGGACCCAGCCATGGAACGAATGTTGTCATCAAAAACGGGTCTTGGTACGGTACACGAAGAAG ACAAGACCGATTTGGGACGGTATCCCCAAGAACAGAATGAGCCTGAGGCGATGCAAAAAG AGAACGAGCATTGGATTAATAAACGTCAAAATGATAAGGAGATTTGTAAGACACAAAACGAAG AGAGCAAGCATCGGGGATATGAATCATGTCAAAAGCAAATGGAGGAGATATGTGTCATGTCACAAGCAG AGAGCAAGCATCGGGGATATGAACCATGTCAAAAGCAAATGGAGGAGATATGTGTTATGCCACAAGCAG AGAGCAAGCATCGGGGATATGAATCATATCAAAAGCAAATGGAGGAGATATGTGTTATGCCACAAGCAG AGAGCAAGCATCGGGGATATGAATCATGTCAAAAGCAAATTGAGGAGATATGTATTATGCCACAAGCAG AGAGCAAGCATCGGGGATATGAATCATGTCAAAAGCAAATGGAGGAGATATGTATTATGCCACACGCAG ccAGATCCAAACGACGTAACCGAATGCGTAAATTCAATGGAGATTAA
- the LOC128236685 gene encoding tripartite motif-containing protein 45-like isoform X10: MEVSGKKIQTDASVLDTTFCQPCSQEGETLPAEAYCTVCREFMCSVCTNVHKKQKMSKFHALLDKSSMPTAMQGESDAPQSTEACNIHPEELIKYFCPTHQSLNCGHCLAKEHRTCHVDIISEISRGFKDHKEYADISKAISELSKALQHCAEEVETKLNLIKELAEDEVSNLREYRDKINTYFDDRENALLKFIEEMKSIDETRIHSIKPRCDDLKAKVDEMKCKLAEQERNNTQLFIEVKRAQKHIEILQSGLDDINKEMTFHRYTLRKDPAMERMLSSKTGLGTVHEEDKTDLGRYPQEQNEPEAMQKENEHWINKRQNDKEICKTQNEESKHRGYESCQKQMEEICVMSQAESKHRGYEPCQKQMEEICVMPQAESKHRGYESYQKQMEEICVMPQAESKHRGYESCQKQMEEICVMPQAESKHRGYESYQKQMEEICVMPQAESKHRGYESCQKQMEEICIMPHAARSKRRNRMRKFNGD, translated from the exons ATGGAGGTATCCGGTAAAAAAATCCAGACAGATGCCTCTGTCCTGGACACGACGTTCTGCCAGCCCTGCTCCCAGGAAGGGGAAACCCTGCCAGCCGAGGCCTACTGTACTGTCTGCAGGGAGTTCATGTGCTCTGtttgcacaaatgttcacaagaaacagaaaatgtcGAAGTTTCATGCACTCTTGGATAAGAGTTCTATGCCGACAGCTATGCAGGGAGAGTCAGATGCACCACAAAGCACCGAGGCTTGCAACATCCATCCTGAAGAGTTAATCAAATACTTCTGTCCAACCCACCAGTCACTCAACTGCGGACATTGCCTAGCCAAAGAACATAGAACATGTCATGTTGACATCATCTCTGAAATATCAAGGGGCTTTAAAGATCACAAAGAGTATGCAGACATCAGCAAAGCAATTTCCGAATTGTCTAAAGCTCTACAGCACTGTGCTGAAGAGGTTGAAACcaaattgaatttaataaaagaGCTGGCTGAAGATGAAGTTTCAAATTTACGAGAATATCGGGACAAGATAAACACATACTTCGATGACAGAGAAAATGCCCTTCTTAAGTTCATTGAGGAAATGAAAAGTATCGATGAAACACGTATTCACTCCATTAAACCAAGATGTGATGACCTTAAAGCCAAGGTTGACGAAATGAAATGCAAACTCGCAGAACAGGAGAGAAACAATACCCAGTTGTTTATTGAAGTCAAGAGAGCTCAGAAACATATCGAAATTCTGCAGTCCGGGCTGGATGACATAAACAAAGAGATGACTTTTCATCGCTACACGCTGCGAAAGGACCCAGCCATGGAACGAATGTTGTCATCAAAAACGGGTCTTGGTACGGTACACGAAGAAG ACAAGACCGATTTGGGACGGTATCCCCAAGAACAGAATGAGCCTGAGGCGATGCAAAAAG AGAACGAGCATTGGATTAATAAACGTCAAAATGATAAGGAGATTTGTAAGACACAAAACGAAG AGAGCAAGCATCGGGGATATGAATCATGTCAAAAGCAAATGGAGGAGATATGTGTCATGTCACAAGCAG AGAGCAAGCATCGGGGATATGAACCATGTCAAAAGCAAATGGAGGAGATATGTGTTATGCCACAAGCAG AGAGCAAGCATCGGGGATATGAATCATATCAAAAGCAAATGGAGGAGATATGTGTTATGCCACAAGCAG AGAGCAAGCATCGGGGATATGAATCATGTCAAAAGCAAATGGAGGAAATATGTGTTATGCCACAAGCAG AGAGCAAGCATCGGGGATATGAATCATATCAAAAGCAAATGGAGGAGATATGTGTTATGCCACAAGCAG AGAGCAAGCATCGGGGATATGAATCATGTCAAAAGCAAATGGAGGAGATATGTATTATGCCACACGCAG ccAGATCCAAACGACGTAACCGAATGCGTAAATTCAATGGAGATTAA